CATTGCCTTTCAAAACACAATGCTCACAATACTTTTCATATGATTCTCTTCTCATTTGTTTAAATACATTTGACCATCATTTAATCAAACTGTGCTTAATGGTTAATCACTTATCCATTTGGTAAACCTATAGATTTTAAACTGGCTTGTCTACTATGGATTTTGTGTGTTTGTAAAGTATAAACATCTAAATCACTTGTATGATACATGATAACCATACATAATGGCTACTCAAAGGGGTGTGTGAACACTTGCAATTTCAACATGGAGCAAGATAGACAgcaagggagaggaagaaatcaaAGAGCTCGTGGACAAGGGGCCCGTCAAAGAGTTCAAAGTGGTGGGCATGGGCACCGTCAAAGAGGTGgacatcagagagagggaggcagacggCAGGGAACTGTTGTGTCTAATGAAGTCTGGGCCATCGTCGTTGACCATGTGGTAAACCGAGACCTTAGCGTGGCAGAGGCTGCCAGATTAGTTTCACCCCAATCCATGAAACACATTCACCTGGTGCCTTTTGAGAGAAACAACGACCGGATGAAACAACTGTGGGCTGAGTATGTTCAGGTACagcactatatactgtattactgttgttattgtgcTACTTCACAATATCATATTGGAAAAAATACTGTAAAAAATaactaaacaaaatatatttttatagggTGACGGTGCTTGATGCTGCTGTGAACCATCACAAGTATATCTTTGTTGATGAAGCGGACTTCAACCCGGCCACCACTCGGCAACTGCGGGCGGAACCTCATGTGCAGCACATCGCCATGTGCTTAGCTATCTCTGAAGATGGTGTGGTAGGACAGGCTATTACTTGGATCCTACAGCGCTGTACACCTCATTGTGTTTCTCAATGAAATTGAGCAGGCCTGTCAAGGTGAAGGGGTcacctatgtcattgtgtgggacaATGTCAGGTTCCAACATGCAGAGGTGGTTCAGGCATGGTTTTCAGCCCATCCCCGATTCGTGACCCTATACCTGAccccatactctcctttcctcaACCATATTGAGGAATTTCTTACAGCATGGCAGTGGAAGATAGCCATCCCCATGAGCGTGACACCCTCTTTCGGGCCATGGTTGAGGCCCGTGACATCATCAATGCAGACCAATGTCAAACTTTGATTCGCTATGCCAAAAGGTTTTTcccgtttttttttgttgttgccaaaTGATCAAAACAGGCTTGATGCAAATAAATACGTGCTAAACGTTCTGTTTTATTTTCGTTCATTTCATTTGTTTAATTTAATTTCTTACATTTGATTACAAACAGTACAcctatgttttttgttgttgcatgaatGGGTTTTGGGGGGGATGTCTTCTTCACTGATCACATCTTTGATTACACGTTGGATAGATATTATGGAATTTATGGATTTTCTGTCAATTTTGTTGGGTTACGTAAGTCTATTGCCTAATATAAAAACTGTGTAATCTACTGtaatttacagtactgtagcatttTACTTTCAGAACTTTTAAGGGCAATTTGAAACGCGTATCTAGCATTGTTTGCTATTGGATTAACTGGTAGTTAAAACGACCAAATTGAAAAGATCCCattatgttgtgttttggtgattAAACCAATGTTCTCATTACATTTCACAAGAAACATATATATTTGAATCAATGGTTGTGCGGTGAGCAATGTTAACTGTCCAAATGAGTGCACAATAACAGGTTTTGAAGACTGGCTGCGTTACAAATGTGACCAGTTTGGAGTTTTCCACTaagagttgtgaaaatgtaccacatacgAGTTTCTGTAAGACACATATGCAGGATTCTGTTTGAGACACTCAAGTTGTGGGTTGATGGTCACGAGACTTGAAGCTGAATGTTATGGATTATTCTCACATCTGTGGATAGTGATTGACGCCAGACAGAAGGTTCAAGGACCGAGGACACACTGATTATTCACTGTTGTATTTTAGTGATGACATTCTGTGGAGACGTGTGTGATTCTGTAGCAGCTGACAAAGTCACTGACATTTGTTTTGACTTCCTGCGAGCCTCTTGGTCTGGTGTTTACAGAACTTTTGgtcctgtctgattaggataaagggcctgtctccaagaagCCAGTTAGACATTTGATCTTCTTCTGTGCTGGGTTGTGTATCCCTGTTGCAAATTGTAATAAATTGGATAGATTTTTGATTGACTTCAGCAACAACTTATCTCCTTTTGTGAAATTCCTATTACAGTGCATTTGCGTGCTACAATTCATTTGCTTTGTTTCGTGTAATGGCAATCCCATACCTGTTTGGTAACTCCTGTTGTCTATAAAAAGACCTGAAAATCAAAACCAAGTTACTGTCAGCTTGGACGTAGGCTCCAGACACTCCTCATACGGCTGTGCAATAGGTAAGATATTTATATTATTGAAAAACATTTCTCAGTTGAAACCTGTACTATTATCATGTTCACTTGGTGCAGCATTTGAATAATCTGGGTAGCGAATACGCCTATCGGTGTCAACATTCAGTCATGTTTCAAACCTTTATTTTCCCCCTGGCCATTTGGCCAAAGAAGAAGCAGACTGACAACCGAATAAATGGTTTGAAGTTGTGAATAAATTAACATTATCTACACTAACTCTAAAATGCAGTATACCGGTACAGGATTTTGTTTTAGCATTTAGAAACACTCTAGTCTAATATACCTGTGTCATTATCAGGAAAAGGAATACTTTAAGGAAATGGGACACTTAAACAAACAAGTTTGGCCTGTTTTAGTAGGCATATACAGTAATTGGGCATATTCATTAGGAAATTGTGTAgaaatagcaacaacaaaaaaatgcaatGTTTTTTCGACAGGGTCCCTTTTTAACGACACTTCACTTTATATGGGCAAGAGTGATAGACAATATACAAATGTATTAGATTGTTATGTGCCCTTTCACTGTGCAGTTTAGGCTTTAAGTATTCTAACACATACATCATTGTAATTAAACCGGTCAATCCTGTTCTGACACACAGCCTGCAAAGTCTTCATTCATTGCTCCATTGTCAGATCCTAAATCAAGATCCTTGGCATGCAGAAATGATTTTGAGGTCTATAGTCTATAGACCGATAGTCGAAACATAGGGTGGTGAAGATCTTACTCAACTATCATAAGGAAGGTTTACTCTCATTGACtggtaaaataaatgtaaactgGCCAGTGCACCTGAGATTTGGAGATTATTAAGAAGTTGGCTTTTGCATAGGGCATTGTAGTTGAGAATCTGACCACCACTTTTGGTAAGGATTTTGATGAGATTTTCTTTTGTATAGGGTaccatgtaaaaaaataaaaaaatgtttaacaGGTAGACttgacttttctctctctctctctctctctctctctctctctctctctctctctctctctctctctctctctctctctctctctctctctctctctctctctctctctctctctctctctctctctctctctctctctctctctctctctctctctctctctctctctctctctctctctctctctctctctctctcagaactgGTGAACGCCATGTATCGGTGGTCTCTCTTTGCCTTGCTCTTTGTCACCTGCATGGAAGTGTCCATACAGAAGAAAACAAAGAAAGGCCCTCAAACTCTCTCAAGAGGTAAGACTTAACATATCTCACCTCCATTGGACTTTACTACTAAAAACAGCCCCTCATCCACCATTACATTAACACCTAATTAAAGTCTGGTCCAATCTGGTcatttgtagctcagttgggTTCCATTCCCGTTACCAACCATACGTAAAATATATGCATGACAGTAAGTCGCGTttagataaaagcatctgctaaggggcgtatatattttattataataATTTTTTATTTTGCCTCAGGATGGGGGGATGACATTACTTGGGTCCAGACCTATGAGGAAGCCCTGATGACAATGACAGAAAGGTAAGACAAGACAGAGATATTAGACAAAATACACAACAAGACATATCACATTGCAATTGTGTTTTTTGGTTAGTGGCGTACATTTGAAAATTAGAACAATCTTTCAAATGTCTGAGTGAAACATTTTATTatagctacactatatatacaaaagcatgtggacaacccttcaaatgagtggactcagctatttcagccacaccctttgctgacaggtgtaaacaattcatcaatcaaatgtatttataaagcccttttttacatctgccggtgtcacaaagtgctatacagaaacccagcctaaaaccccaaagagcaagaaatgcagatttagaagcacggtggctaggaaaaactccctagaaaggcaggaacctaggaagaaacctagagaggaaccacgcACTGAGGGGttgccagtcctctactggctgtgccgggtggagattataacagtacatggtcaagatgttcaaatgttcatagatgaccagcatggtcaaatatataataataacggTGGTTGAagaggtcagcacctcaggagtaaatgtcagttggtttttcatagctgatcattcagagttagagacagcaggtgcggtagagagagagagagtcgaaagcAGCAGGTCCGGGACGAggcagcacgtccggtgaacaggtcagggttccataaccgcaggcagaacaattgaaactggagctgcagcattaccaggtggactggggacagcaaggagtcatcaggtcaggtagtcctgaggcattagcctagggctcaggtcctccgagagagagaaagagagagaattagagggagcatacttaaattcacacaggacacaggataagacaggataaatactccagatataacagaccgacCCTAGCCCCCGGTCACAAACTATTGTAGCATAATTACTGGCGGCTGAaccaggaggggtcgggagacccTGTGGCCCTGTCCAACTatacagggccaaccaggcaggatataaccccacccactttgccaaagcacagcccccacaccactagaaaaatatcttcaaccaccaacttaataacctgagacaaggctgagtatagcccacaaagatctccccacagcacgaacccgaggggggcgccaacccggacaggaagatcacgtcagtgactcaacccactcaagtgacgcacaccctggggcaggtagcctagtggttagagtgttggacaagtaactgaaaggttacaaggatcgaatccccgagctgataaggtacaaatctgccgttctgcccctgaacaaggcagttaacccactgttcctaggccgtcattgaaaataagaatttgttcttaactgacttgcctagttaaataaaggtacaattacaataaatttaaaaaactctTAAGGACTGCAGCCCCTGTAataccccatcgaacaccttttgagagaaattggaatgccgactgcaagccaggcctaatcacccaacatcagttcctggcctcacaaatgctcttgtggctgaatggaagcaagtccccacagcaaagttccttcatctagtggaaatcctttcTAGAAGTGTGGAggcttttatagcagcaaaggtgggaccagctccatattaatggccatgattttgtaatgagatcgACAAGCAGAcctccacatacttttggtcatgtagtgtatctgctTATGTCACAGTCCTATCCTCACAATGATTATGTCACTATGCCCCATTAATTCAATGACCCCAGAGAAACAAATCAAATTGAAACTGAAATCCTCATATTTACTCAGtggctgaatcccaaatggcatcctgttccctacaaagtgcactacgtttgaccagagtcctatcaAATGTAGTACACTGAatagggaatagaatgccatttggTACTGGCACAACCTATGTGCTCTCATATATCCTTAATGACACTCAGACCTTGGGTTTGCTATATTCCCAGAGACATTCTTTGCTTCTCTGTAAGCACATCCGCCCACCACCTATTCTGCAGTGGAATGTGTTCATCTTTTGACCGTGTCCTCGTGTTCCAACAGTAAGAAGCCCCTGATGGTCATTCATCACATGGAGGATTGTCCTCATAGTCAAGGTGATAACTGCTGTGCTTTTATACTCGCACATTCTTCATCTAACCCCAGTGGGCCCCCAAACCAAGGtcttttgttgccttacaattcATTCTGGTCTCTTTGTATCAACATTTAATTGTATTCTCGACATGATCATTTGTAATGACAAAAGGAGTTGCAATGCACAAATTCCACTTTATGAGGATAAAGTGTCAAGGTTGAAGGTGGGGTTCTCACTAACTGTCCTTCTGTCATGTCTCTTTGACAGCTCTGAAGAAGGCGTTTGCTGCTGATAAAGCCGTACAGGAACTTGCCCAAGAGGATTTTGTCATGCTCAATTTGATAGTAATTCTCTTTTTAATGCTTTTTCAACATGTTCTCATTGGAAGCAATGCAATGTTATGGTTATAACCATGTTCCAATCACAGGTAAAACATTGAATCATGCATTTCATTATTTCCTTACCAGTagatacatgttagatattaaaTGTTAAGGT
This sequence is a window from Oncorhynchus gorbuscha isolate QuinsamMale2020 ecotype Even-year linkage group LG01, OgorEven_v1.0, whole genome shotgun sequence. Protein-coding genes within it:
- the agr1 gene encoding anterior gradient 1, giving the protein MYRWSLFALLFVTCMEVSIQKKTKKGPQTLSRGWGDDITWVQTYEEALMTMTESKKPLMVIHHMEDCPHSQALKKAFAADKAVQELAQEDFVMLNLIHETTDSNLAPDGHYVPRILFVDPSMTVRAELVGKYSNHMFTYKPSDIPYLAENMKKAKRILHTEL